AATACTTCATAAAGTATTTGGCTTCTGTAGCCCAATATTCCTCAGTTTATTTCTCAACTGCTCAAAAGTTTACCTATAACACTTTTTCAAAAAAAGATACAGGAGtcattttcatcagaatttatcttttgaatttttgtaaCTTGGATTAGGGAGAAGTGAGATTTTTTGGTTTGTCATCTATGATTGTGTACCAGTGATTAATACAGGTATTGAAGtatttaaagataataatgatatactATATGACTGTATTATAATTGCATTTCCAGGCCAGAGTATTCAGTCTTCCAGCAATGAGCCATCTCAACAAGCTCAGCCTACACAGAGGAATGCCAACACAGCTTTTTTATGTAAAGCTGGTTGTGAGACAGTTCAAGAAATTGTGGTGCGAACTTGTGAGGTATTTTCTATGCTTAAAACTATGCCAGTAAGTATCAATGAATCTGTGCTTAAACACCATaacaatatatacttttttttgcttatattaaATGTGTAAGCAAAGAACATgttcattaaataaagaaaaccacTTATTTCCCATGCAGTACTGTAACTTGTAGTAGGAATGATGAGCCAAGTATGTGTTATTTTCTAGAATTAACAAAGTGATAGTTATTGCTGGTACGTGGTTTTTGGACTGCGGATAACTCCATAACTTCAAGTGCAGAGTGAACATTGAATTGTAGAATCTATTACACAATTATTATAACTTGAATGTAACAAGACTTCCAACACCTTATACCAAAAAGAAAGCTatgtattgtttttcttatgacaGTAAAATGGCTGATTTTCTGGTTTTCGTTTGTTGAAGTGGTATGTGTTTTTAGTATGCAAGGACTATGTTTCATTAAGAGAAAATGTTATGTGTAagtagttttctattttttttttcaaatttattattttctttttccatgtaGCTTCCAAGTGGCACTAGTCAGGGAAACCAGTTAAGCCTGGAGAAAAAGCTACGCATTCAGGAGTATCTGAATTCCATTCAGCGACAGTTCAAAACACTAAGAGCTATATATACCAGAGTTAACGATGACTGTGCTGGGATGGAATATACACACATTGAGGTAAGGGTAGTTACAGTACTATATATGCAGTTGTTTGGTATGCCTTATAATGTGATTTTAGAACTTTTCAATGCCCtctatatttagaattttattcatgaaataaaacattGTATGTAGCAGTGCCTTAGCTTTCCAATTTGTGTTAAATGAGTATATTAAAATGGTGGGCTGTAAAGTCTGATGCAAATGTATTTTTGGGGGGTCAGGTTCTTCAGGTACTCTGTAGATGTTTCTGGTCATTTAAAACCAAGGCGTGTTTCCAGATCAAGGTTCTGTGCCCTTCGACAATTctctcaccatttttttttttttctggttcggTTTTGGCTCCAAGCTGCCACACAGCTCCGGCTGGATGAGTTCCATGGTTTGACTTGCGTTAGTTGTCTCCTGTGTTGCCAACTGTGACAACCTGAAATCTGCTAAACATAGCAGTTTTTCCTCTAAGTTGGCAACACTAGCTGACTCCCGTAACATCCCTTTGGAAAGTGTATTGTGATATAGGTGGTCAGCATTGTTTGAATTTCAGACATTTTATGTTTGCCTCAGTTGTTCTGAGCCGCGAGTCAGTTCTGGTGTTTTCTTTTGCCCCCAGTATCGTCCCCAAGTGGACCGTATCCTTCCACCCTCTTACTTAGTTTTTCCTTCTATTGTCTCGTATTCATCACCTTGtgacaattattccttttcataaaGCGGCTCGTCCTTTTCCACCACTTACTCATCTAGAGTGAGTTAGCCTGGTGTTAGTCAACTCTCGTTTTTCAGTATTCGCCTCTCAGATGACTTCACAGTTACTTGATGACGTCATGCAAGAACTCTTGCTTCCCCACCCTCCGTCCAGCCCTCTGGCATGCTATGACGTCTTTATTAGTGTATTTTCTCCGTTTAGACTTACATTTTTCAACCATGATTTTGTTGATTCTCCTTTAGTGTTTAAGCAGTAATAGCTTGCCTTGTTCCATTTTCACTTCCTTTCTCCAAGGATGATTCTGTTAACCGGCCCTGTTTAGTTTACTTATACCTCAGCTCCTGTTAAAACGAGTAAGAAGTTACACTGATTATAATAGGCTGCGTGATCATGCAGTGGAGTCTTTGGGAAATGGACTATCAGTCGAAGAGAAAAGCAACTGTATCGTGTTAACTCTGCTCCTAACTCGAGCAGTGTTTTGTAATCGCAAGTGTGTTTGTAGAGTGAGCCTTTTATGGTAGCTTTTGGATGCCACTACATCCTTGTCCAGttttgaagctgcttagagctgAGTTAGGACTTGCATATATGTTTTTCACCTCCTTTTCAACTTCGAGTTTCAAGTTCTTGGACCTAGGAAACTAAGACTCCTGGTAAGGTAATTTGGCCTAATTGTGAGGCAAAAGTACCTTtgaatgcagtacagtatttagttctAGGTTTTACAGCCCGATTGCTGTAAGAGTAATATGTGTACTGTGATGTTTTTGcctgcacatgtatatatatatatacgtatacgtatgtAGATATGATGTCTGCTCGGTCTACATCACCCTCCTTTTTTTAGGTTATGTTACATAAGGCATATACGTAGGTCTAAATTCAACGTAGGTTACAATACGTTAGGCTAAGCTATCCCATGTTTACATACCTTAGGCTAAAGTAACATAGGCCTAATGCCATAGGTAGGGCTATCATACCTAAAGATAAATACTGGTCTTAGCTTCATGGCCAAAATTTTAGGGTATAAGGGTGGATATATCAATCTACAACAGATAAAAAGGTACATTTAAcatgtgatgataataatagttatacaGTATTAGCCCTGAAGATGATAGACTTACTTCCAAGGCTAATGGGAggaatgtcttattccttttacaactcATTTGTAAAGTAACAAAAGAGTTGTGTAAATCATGTAAGGTATCCCTGCTCAACcattagtagctgtttttgacagtggtccatcattgtctccttaacccCGTAGTGTTAAGGTCATTACCTAGATGTCTCAGTTCAGGAGATTAGAAATTCTTAGCATtacctttgaagtcttccctCTAGGGTCTTGCCCCTACAGCCTTTTTTGCACTTAAGTTTCATGTAGAATTTACCATTTACTCTCGAGTTCTGCTTCAGTAGAGTTCTGGCTCACATTCTTAGTGGAGAAATTTTACACATGTAACCTTAACTGAAGTTTGAACTCCCAGGTCAAGTAGGCCGTGTGCAAGTGTCTGGCAAAGGATCAAGTAGCTCATttggtagtgatggttctcaggaACAGATAATTTATacgttttgttatattttacccttATCAGCTTCCCGTTACCCTTCTCCACACTTTTCACACAGAAAAGTTCAGAGTTTGAAAGGGTAGTttggacagttgttatgcaacAAGGCCATAGAGCCATGGCCATGTCCTATCTCAacaagtttattcattttatattcctttttttgggGAGTCATTCAATTTGGTCCTGGGGCCTTTTCGGAAGGACAAGGATAAGTTCTGTAGACATGTAGGACACGTACTTCCATTTCCGGTACTCCTTCGGTTGAAGTATAGTATCTTCCTGTGAGTTGAAGTCTTAGTAGTATGGATTCATCTGCTTGGTAtcagagtacagtactgtactgtagttctCCCATATTTGGACAATTAGTTTGTTTCTTACCAATTCATTTTATGATGAGAATTATGTTTTATGCCTAACCTTAGGAGTGGACATTTTGTTCAGTGCTGACTATGCTTTTCTgactcattcagttgtttatctGGAGATGAGGATCATCTATCTCTTGTTAGaagttttttcatacaaataGAAGGATAACAATTTTCTACCACTGTTGAAAACTATATGGGTTAGCCTGTAGATCTCAAGAACATTTACACTGCCCTCAGATGTCTTGATGGCAGATTGAGGGGTCCTTTTGAGTAACATTTGATGTCAGGAAGTGAAAGTGTAAACACCCTACAGCTCTTGCCAGTTTAGAATAGTCTTATCCGAGTCTCAATTCCTACATAAGAAACATggagacaaataaaagaaatttattcaggctagcaaagaaactACCTTATCCTTTGGACAGAGTTCAGCAATGTCATTCCTTTCCTCATTTTGTCCTAGGGAAAGGTCTCCAATCAGATAGTCTCCTCTTCCGCAAAtttgccagaagttgtggaacccTTAGGGAGACCCAAACACCCATCTGCTCACGACTGCCCAAAACACTACACAACTAGGttactgccctccatgccaggatctCAGGCATGTACAGTTGATACCTTCATTCTAGAATGATCGAATCTAGACTTGTAGGCTTTTCCTCTGTTGGCTGtttttgaggaaatactcaacAAGTTGATAACTTTGCAGATCACAAGGAAGATTTTGTGAGCACATCCTTGGCCCCAAGGCGATGGGTTCTCCCAAATTTCTTTCCTGTTGGTATatgttcttcatcttctttcattCAGGAAGGATCTTTTCATATAGTCTTATTCTAGAAGATTCCTTCAAACCTCCACATAGTTTTCACTGCGTGGAGATTGTCAATTGCATGTTACTAATGGCATTTCTAGAGCACCCTAGGAAGCAATCCTTAAATCTAGAAGGCCCTCCACTATTAGACTTGTGCTTTAATAACAgtgattattttttgttcttggtGTTTGTCCTGAATGATATCCAACACCCTTTCTACTAGGTATCTTGATTTAGGTTCTACCAGTATCTCAGATAcgcaaagcagttttctgtcataGCAATCAAGGATCCCACTTTACATTGCTTTCAGTTTTACATCATGCTGACTGGAATTTTGCCCATGACTTAAAATTTGAAAAGGTTTTCAATCTTTGTTCTGGGAATTTCTTCTTCCAGTCAGGCTTTACGATGAAATTTGGATGTAATCCTTCAGATGTTGACATAACCTCAGTTAACCCCTTTGATAGGGCATCatttaagaactttgaagacacttttCTGTTAGCTTCTGTTGCAACAAAGTATATTAGTGACCTTCAAGCCCTGTTTTGGTgggggctttgttctagtggcaacccctctcttttctttctttacttagagaaaagatatagaggAGTAAGCCCTTCCCAATTTTGGTTAtagtgcctaatttaactgctttggtaggcaatgaaGAAGTGGCTGTCTTAATGTCCAGATTAGACCTTGTTAAGTGGTTATATTAGTAAGCTTCAAGCCCTAGCTTGTTCCTTGGCTTtgctctagtggcaacctctctttttttcttcattgcttagagaaaagactTAGAATAGAAAGTCCTTCCAAGATTTGTGTCAgtgcctgatttatctgcttagGTAGCAATGGAATATTGGATGTCtcatgtccagttagaactcttaagggtttacctggacagacatGAACCTGCAAGAGGAGAAGTTAAGAATTAACTTCTTAAAAATGTGGTGTTAGAAGGCCAAACACTCCTATCCCCAAGAGGCTAAAGTCTATGCACACAGAGTTGACTCTtgagtattttaccttttttgaagataatcctcatggcttctgTACCGTAAATgggtctttatttcctttaaaaccacCTTCTAGGGAAGATTGTCTTGTAGCTCAGGGAAGTTAAAACtatttttgcctcattttttgCGAATGTTCAATTTTAGCATGAGGTGTTAAGCCCTTAGTCATATCGTTGAAGTGGGGACTCCTTCTCCTGACCCAAATATGGTAGTAACCATGGCTTTCCATCTTATCATTAGTTATTAGGAAGCCCactattgaattttgggagcatgaaggtacatattGGTGTATAGGACCTCACCTTCATACATGAAAGTAGTAATTATCTTTAGTTTTGTACTGTTGGTTATGGGCTTTCAACCCATGCACAGGAGTCACCAGTACTCTACAAGATAGAGTCCCTTTcccctgtaaggatcctctgagaAGTCTCGCTATGAGGACCTCACACCTTGTTGTGGTTCCAGTGTCTGGTAACAGTGCTtaccagtaaggatcacacatcattcaggaatgttgagaagctttttctctccattaaaaagcttttagttggCTTGGCTGAGTATTTTTAGTTCGCTTGGCTGAACtctgtttctctggctgcactaatccaccatcctcattcaatgtggtagttaattaactttaacagtaggtaagatttattccaaataatgataattttcatgataaaattaattatttggatatttaGCTACtgttttcatgataaattaattattttgatacttagctactgttaaagtggaaacccacccagttTCCCCACATCtaagtgggtggtcatgaagaaatatgacagaaCGTAAACATTCTAGCATCATCCGGTGGGAAACAGATGAATACAAAGACAGTCCTAGCAAGTTAGCCAagcgtattttgatttttttaaatgctgatcgCACCAAATGACGCAAAGATAAAGTTAACTTTAACAGTATGTAAgtattcaaataattaattttatcatgaaaattatcattttggtCATCCTGAGAATTTGTGTCTTCCAGTGTTTGCTGCATTCCAGtcagaaattttagttttttcataattttgtgttgtttttaatgaattttaaattatagTTGATGGTGAAACTAATTAGGTAACAAATTGCTAACTGGTTAGCACCTGGAACTGAGTTTTTGTTCCTGCAAGTcactttttatcccttttttaatTAATTGCAGGGAATGTACTGTTTTTTTGCTTCTTAGATTTGTTTTGAGGGATTTTTggttctttttaattattttttgttgttgcttgacTTGGCATCTACATGATGTGTACCTGTTTAACATTAAAgatcttcattttttgtttttaagctgtatcttgtattattgtattaattaagttttttaattattGCATTCAATTAGTGTATCAGCTACATCCATTGCTGCCTGTAATTGCACTTAATCTTTCTTAAATGCACACTCAGTGCAGTGAAATGTATCTACTGTATCCAAGTTGAGAGCACAGATGAGTTTAGATATCAGTTATCAGTTTGAGGGTAATTTTCTGTTGGATGTGATTTAAGTAATAGGTTTATGATCTTAAGTACTAGCCTATTGCCTTTACTTAGTGTCATCCTCCCATCTACTCTTGAGTTTCATACTTCTCTGGTATGCTGGCAGAGTAGGCGAGATGGGGTTTTCGAACCAAAGAATGTTTGATTCACCCTCTGAAGTCTGTTCCTAATAAAAAGTGACACTCCAACCTTCAGACCATTGCATTTGAGCAGGCCtaagtaaaagtaatgaattttatttatgaaatttgatgaatattttaatattgcaGGCAAATTACATTGGCatttttatttcagagtttaatTCCTTATAAAGATGAGGGAGATAACAGAACTGACCAGAAGAAAATCAGTGATAATTATCGTCATCTTGTAGAAGAAGCCAGAGATCTCCGAGAGGTGAAtctttatacatactgtatatgattttgagttatttattcagagaaagttaTTGGCCATACTGTACCTGATTATGAAAGTATTTAAGAATTTATACACAAAGATGGCACTTGAGTCACCAGGAGTGTGAGAAATGATCTTTATGTGAGGTATAAACCCTTTCCCCCCACACCCCATACACATACACTTCTATTCTGGTTCAAACCTTTGGTTTTGCGTAATCAGTTATTTTGATGTTGCCTAGTTACTGTACCATAAAATTGTATGTtatccatttctttgttttctttctgacAATCAGTGATTGATCTTGGTAATTGCTTGGGGGATATTTTTGGTTGTTCAGTGTATTTACATTGTTTCCTCTGCCATTAAACACCTTGAACTATCTGCAACCCTAGAAGACTagctttttatcaattttgagtAGCCCTAGCTTTGTATGTGCAGTataaaagttttccattttttcatgccATGGGCCGAAGAGGTTGCCTTGATTAGGTGACTGATGATTACCCAAATTTGTCTGATCCCtctgaaatttataataaaaaatatcctaaaatatCTACATTGGTCTACAATTAATTGTGCAAAATAGAAATGcagacaaatatttaaatattgattgaCGGAGCATATGAGAGTGCCACTCTTGGGCTTCTTTTGCGAATCAGTTTGTAGATTTTGAAGATTTCAGTCACACAACTCTACTACCTTAACCTGTACCCACACAAAAGTTTTacatctgctgctgctgctgctgttccaaGTGCTGCACCAATTTTCtgtagaaaaaacaaaagcagtctAACTGTATAGCCCAgtttcaaaacaagtaaaagaaaagcttaacaaacaaaaaactgaagCATACAAAAAGTTTGGTACATGTACTAGTGGATCACTAGAGTTGCTGGTAGCCAACTGCCTCACTTTGATTGTCAGGATAATTGGCTCCCAAAATAGCAAAGATTACAGCAGTCATAAATATGTTCAGACCTAATATTTCTCTAAATACTATGTTGCACATGAAATACTTTAAGTTTGATTCAACTGTAATATTCTGGTAATATCTCTGCAGTGTGTCATTTCtttagtaatttgtttcattggacaaattttaatgttttttatgttttctttcagcAATTATATCAAAAGGCAAGATACATGAAAGAAATAATTGAACAGTTACGGAAGATAATTTGGGAAGTAAACACAATGTTGGCGATGAGCAATACTTAATTTTAATCTTCAATAAGCAATTTTCCTTGTCATAATCAGTCATCAGAATGGTAATTGAGGTTTGTTAataacatatttatgtattagtAGAATGGGAATGCTGATTACATTCCTgtaacttttctgtatttgtgatatattctttgatatttatgtcctaaataaaataacttcttattttgcttttttatcatctttgacttttgaagttaattttttatatatatttttatatatattttttcagaaagcAAGTGGACtacattattactgtatattgaatgtcatttaaattgaatttattattataaaaatacaaaatcatgttGTGTATAAGCTTCAGTAACATATTACTATAGTGAATGAAAGCTGTAGCATTTAGTCTCATTTGCTgccatttttctctcctttcacttGTCATCAGGTAAAATAATGCCAGTATAAAGGTTTGATAGGTTTAAACACATATTGCCCAGGTCAATGCTGGCAACCTCTCTTTGTGAACTATTGTTTGCTGTATACCTGCACATTTCAAGGTTGTTTCTTCAtaactttccttttttgtttgatGGTGAACAAGTGGTACGCTAAAAGTCTGTGTATTTGACATATTCTAGAGTATTTTAAGTATTTGGTGGTTTGTGCATTGTGCTTTCAACATTGCTCATGGTCAAGTTagagtttgcatttttttttacaactaagACATGTAATAGACAACTTGGGTGTGTGTTCATCAATACACATTTGTTTTCTTGTGAATAATATTTATGTAGACCCTCACAGCAGTAGGAAAACTGAGTACCAAGCCTTTGTTtttatcaatacagtactgtagtacctTGGACTTCGAACTTAATTCGTTCCAGAAGGCTGGTCAAAATGCAATTCACTCTAAATGTGAAACAAATTTCCTcataagaaataaaggaaatcgGTATAATTCATTCCAGCCTACCCTAAAAGTcccccttttaaaattttttctattatcaatgtgttcaaaagttaaattaaGAGTGTAAGATAATAAAACAGTATGTTAtacgaagtaaaatttttaaaaaatgttgtttCCGTGTGCAAGCTAAATATTCAATTTACGA
This genomic stretch from Macrobrachium rosenbergii isolate ZJJX-2024 chromosome 6, ASM4041242v1, whole genome shotgun sequence harbors:
- the MED30 gene encoding mediator of RNA polymerase II transcription subunit 30, giving the protein MAMSTGSSSTMMRNTYSSPMAAGAQSGQSIQSSSNEPSQQAQPTQRNANTAFLCKAGCETVQEIVVRTCEVFSMLKTMPLPSGTSQGNQLSLEKKLRIQEYLNSIQRQFKTLRAIYTRVNDDCAGMEYTHIESLIPYKDEGDNRTDQKKISDNYRHLVEEARDLREQLYQKARYMKEIIEQLRKIIWEVNTMLAMSNT